TTTCCCCCGGTTGCGAAAGGAAAAGAGCGGCGGGGGATCGTCGCCCCACTGCACCTCGAGCCGGGAGTAGTCGATGGTGCGGCCGTCGAGCCGCGGACAGGTTCCGGTCTTGAGGCGTCCCATCTCAAAACCCAGTTCCCGCAGACACTCCGAGAGACGGTTTGAGGGAGGATCCCCCATGCGTCCGGCGGCAAAGTTGGTAAGGCCGATGTGAATGAGCCCGCGCAGGAAGGTCCCGGTGGTCACCACCACGGTCTTTCCGTGATAGACCTCTCCCACCCGGGTCTCCACCCCGTAGACGCGCCGGTCGCGAACCAGTATCCTGGAGACCAGGGCTTGTTTTACGGTGATCCGGGGAGCACGGGTGAGCACGCGATACATGCGGGCCTGATAACGCATGCGGTCGGCCTGGGCCCGGGTGGCCCGCACCGCCGGTCCCTTCCGGGTATTGAGCTTCCGGAACTGGATACCGCATTCGTCTATGGCCCGGGCCATCTCCCCTCCCAGGGCGTCTATCTCCTTTACCAGGTGCCCCTTGGCCAGGCCTCCTATGGCCGGATTACAGCTCATGGCCCCGATACGCTCCAGGTTCACGGTCAGGACCAGCACCCGGCAACCCAGGCGGGAGGCCGCAAGCGCCGCCTCTATCCCGGCATGGCCGGCCCCGATCACGATCACATCAAAGGTCTCCGGATACACACCCACGACTCACTCACCCTTCACGGTGAGGTTGTCCACCACCGCCTTTACCCCTTTGGTGGCACGCACGATCTCCAGCACCCGACGGCGCTGTTCCTCGTTTTTCACCACTCCCGTGAGGGTCACCACCCCGTTCACCGTGTCCACATCGATGGAAAGGGAACGGATACCCGGCTCGGCGATGAGCTTGGTCTTGATCCGGGCGGTTAGAAGCTTGTCGTCCAGGCTGCGCCCGAAACTGCGGTGCCCCACCCGGAGGTTGTTGCGCACCGCCCGAACCCCGGGCACCCCCCGGGCCACCTCCTCGGCCCGCCGCTTCTCCGCCTCGGTCTCCACCATCCCCGTGAGGGTCACCACCCCGTTCACCGTGTCCACATCGATCTTGCGGGCCTTGGTCACCGGATCCTTCACCAGGGCCATTTTGACCCTGGCGGTGATGGTGGCGTCGTCCACCTGCGTGCCCACCGAACGGGCATCGGTGGCCACCTTGTAGCCCGCGGTGGCCCCTCCGGCCAGGATCGCCGCCCCGCAACCCGCAAGGAGCGGCATCATCAAAAACAACAACCAGATCCGGACCCTCATGTTTTCTTGCCTCCTTCCGAAAAGTTATTTAGGATAGAAGTCAGGAGGTCCGGCATGAAGATCTTCTGGGATCCACGATTGCCCCTTGATTTTACTCCCGGCAGGGACACTCGCAAAGTAGAGAAGGGGTTTGAGGCTCATCTCCGGGAGGCCCTGGAGGGGGCCGGAAAGAGCCCGGAGCCCCTCAGCCGGGCCCTTGATCTGGTGGAGGAGGTCCTGCCTCTCATAGAGAAATTCGCGGAGGATCCCGTCTCCCGCACCCGGGCCGAGACCCTGGCCGATCTGCTGGAGGAACGGGCCAGAGAGCTGGAGAGCCTCCTCCGGGAGATCCCGCAGGGTCCCCTTCATCGAACCATTTCGGAGGCCGCACTCTTCTTCGGCGTGGAGGCGGAAAAACTCCGCCGCGGCTTCTACACCTAGATGTTCTTCCGGCCCGGACAGGCGTAGAGGTAGTCGCAGAAACGACATCCCGGCGGCCTTTCCGGGATGAAAAAGACCGGGGCCTCGAGCATGTGCTCCACCAGGCGGGAGAGCAGGGCCGGGAAGACGCGTTCCCTGAGGTGCCGGATCTCTTCCTCCCGCAGCAGGGGATCCCGGCGCGAATTGAAGGGGGGACGATAAAAAAGGGGTTTGAAGAGCTCCCGGCTCCGGCCGCTTCCCAGCTGCACATAAACGGCCTCCGTGGCCTCGGGTCTCAGAAACAGGTAAAGAAGCAGCTGAAGATCCGGAAGCCTTTCCCGGAGAAGTTCCAGGCCCTCGGCCGTGGGTTCGATTTTGAGAGAGTCCGTTTCCCCGGAAAGGATCTCCCTGAGGCGCCTGAGACTCAGGGAACGGAGCCCGGTTCCGGTCTTGTAGTCCACAATAACGGTCCCGGATTCGAACCGATC
The window above is part of the Thermosulfurimonas sp. F29 genome. Proteins encoded here:
- a CDS encoding BON domain-containing protein; protein product: MRVRIWLLFLMMPLLAGCGAAILAGGATAGYKVATDARSVGTQVDDATITARVKMALVKDPVTKARKIDVDTVNGVVTLTGMVETEAEKRRAEEVARGVPGVRAVRNNLRVGHRSFGRSLDDKLLTARIKTKLIAEPGIRSLSIDVDTVNGVVTLTGVVKNEEQRRRVLEIVRATKGVKAVVDNLTVKGE